Proteins from one Cryptomeria japonica chromosome 4, Sugi_1.0, whole genome shotgun sequence genomic window:
- the LOC131074032 gene encoding probable xyloglucan endotransglucosylase/hydrolase protein 5 produces the protein MKSCLLLILLIYFFSQGDSSTFNENFAISWGNDHVKLSKDGQTVQLLMDRVSGSGFASKNQFLFGSFNMKIKLVPGNSAGTVTAYYMSSDSSAHDEIDFEFLGNLPKKGYHLQTNVFASGVGNREQRIKLWFDPTADFHNYSILWNQNQLVFSVDSIPIRVFKNNERIGVPYPKNRSMKIIASLWNGEDWATDGGKVKIDWSNAPFIASYQGFEVDGCVASASSKSCTGHWWQQPEFQGLSRNQLKRLRWVQRNYMFYDYCKDKSQSFSSVPPECAINP, from the exons ATGAAGAGCTGTTTATTGCTGATTCTGCTTATATACTTCTTCTCACAAGGAGACTCTTCAACCTTCAATGAAAACTTTGCCATTTCATGGGGAAATGACCATGTAAAATTGTCAAAAGATGGACAGACAGTCCAGCTCCTTATGGACAGAGTTTCAG GTTCTGGATTCGCCTCAAAAAATCAATTCTTGTTTGGGAGCTTTAACATGAAAATTAAGTTGGTGCCTGGAAATTCTGCAGGAACAGTCACTGCATATTAT ATGTCATCAGACTCATCTGCCCATGATGAAATAGACTTTGAATTCCTGGGAAACCTGCCAAAAAAGGGTTACCATCTACAAACCAATGTTTTCGCAAGTGGGGTTGGCAACAGAGAACAAAGGATAAAACTCTGGTTTGATCCAACTGCAGACTTCCACAACTACTCAATTCTTTGGAACCAAAACCAATTAGT ATTCTCTGTGGATTCAATACCCATTCGGGTGTTCAAGAACAATGAAAGAATTGGAGTCCCATATCCAAAGAATAGATCCATGAAAATCATCGCAAGCCTTTGGAATGGGGAAGACTGGGCCACAGATGGAGGAAAAGTGAAAATAGATTGGAGTAATGCTCCTTTCATTGCATCTTATCAGGGCTTTGAAGTGGATGGGTGTGTGGCATCTGCTTCATCCAAGTCCTGTACTGGCCATTGGTGGCAGCAACCAGAATTTCAAGGCCTCAGTCGAAACCAACTGAAAAGACTTAGATGGGTTCAGAGAAATTATATGTTCTATGACTACTGCAAGGATAAATCTCAAAGCTTTTCTAGTGTCCCCCCTGAATGTGCTATAAACCCCTGA